A stretch of Chionomys nivalis chromosome 2, mChiNiv1.1, whole genome shotgun sequence DNA encodes these proteins:
- the Rhpn2 gene encoding rhophilin-2, producing MTDALLPAAPQPLEKENDDYFRKGCNPLAQTGRSKLQNQRAALNQQILKAVRMRTGAENLLKVATNQKVREQVRLELSFVNSDLQMLKEELEGLNISVGVYQGTEEAFTIPLIPLGLKETKEVDFSVVLKDFILEHYSEDSYLYEDDIADLMDLRQACRTPSRDEAGVELLMSYFIQLGFVESRFFPPTRHMGLLFTWYDSLTGVPVSQQNLLLEKASILFNIGALYTQIGTRCNRQTLTGLESAVDAFQRAAGVLNYLKETFTHTPSYDMSPAMLTVLVKMMLAQAQESVFEKVCLPGIQNEFFMLVKVAQEAAKVAEVYRQLHAAMSQEPVKENIPYSWASVAYVKAYHYGALAHYFAATLLIDHQLKPGVDMDHQEKCLSQLYDHMPEGMTPLATLKNDGQRMQLGKGHLHRAIGYHEESLREANLCKKLRDIQVLRDVLSAAHQRTQLKYNQHREDDDLLNLVDAPDVLSKTEREVEIASPQFSTVRVTDFFQKLGPLSVFSANKRWTPPRGIHFKVEEGDLGFTLRGNAPVQVHFLDPHCSASLAGAKEGDYIVSIQGLDCKWLTISEVMKLLKSFGGEEVEMKIVSLLDSTSSMHKCATYSVGMQKTRSMVCLSMDDDKTDKAKKISKKLSFLSWGTSKNRQKSVSTLYLPEVGLARPQAKKKLPTPFSLLNTDSSLY from the exons agTGGCCACAAACCAGAAGGTACGGGAGCAAGTTCGCCTGGAGCTGAGCTTTGTCAACTCAGACCTGCAGATGCtgaaggaggagctggaggggctCAACATCTCCGTGGGAGTGTACCAGGGCACCGA GGAGGCCTTCACCATCCCTCTGATTCCTCTTGGCCTGAAGGAAACCAAAGAAGTTGACTTTTCAGTCGTCCTCAAG GATTTTATCTTGGAGCATTACAGCGAAGACAGCTATTTGTACGAAGATGACATCGCAGACCTTATGGACCTACGGCAG GCTTGTCGAACACCCAGCAGGGATGAGGCGGGGGTTGAGCTGCTCATGTCCTACTTCATCCAGCTGGGCTTTGTGGAGAGCAGGTTTTTCCCGCCCACCCGCCACATGGGGCTCTTGTTTACCTG GTATGACTCCCTCACTGGGGTTCCGGTCAGTCAACAGAACTTGCTACTGGAGAAAGCCAGCATCCTCTTCAATATTGGGGCACTGTACACCCAGATTGGGACCCGCTGTAACCGGCAGACACTGACCGGGCTGGAGAGCGCAGTGGACGCCTTCCAGAGAGCTGCAG GTGTTTTAAACTACCTGAAAGAGACATTCACGCACACTCCAAGTTACGACATGAGCCCCGCCATGCTCACTGTTCTGGTCAAAATGATGCTCGCCCAAGCCCAAGAAAGCGTGTTTGAGAAAGTCTGCCTTCCAGGGATCCAGAATGAGTTCTTCATGCTCGTAAAGGTGGCTCAGGAGGCTGCCAAG GTGGCAGAGGTCTACCGGCAGCTGCATGCAGCCATGAGCCAGGAACCAGTGAAAGAGAACATCCCGTATTCGTGGGCCAGCGTGGCCTACGTGAAGGCCTACCACTATGGCGCCCTAGCTCACTACTTTGCCGCCACTCTCCTCATCGATCACCAGC TGAAGCCAGGCGTGGACATGGACCACCAGGAGAAGTGCCTGTCCCAGCTCTACGACCACATGCCGGAAGGGATGACGCCTTTGGCCACGCTGAAGAATGACGGGCAGCGCATGCAACTAG GTAAAGGACATTTGCATCGGGCCATTGGCTACCACGAGGAGTCGCTGAGGGAGGCCAACCTGTGCAAGAAGCTGCGTGACATTCAAGTGCTCCGGGATGTGCTGTCCGCTGCCCACCAGCGCACTCAGCTCAAGTACAACCAGCACCGAGAGGATGACGATCTTCTGAACTTGGTTGACGCTCCAGATGTCCTTT CAAAAACCGAACGAGAGGTTGAAATAGCCTCCCCCCAGTTCTCCACAGTGAGAGTCACAGACTTCTTCCAGAAGCTG GGCCCCCTGTCTGTGTTTTCGGCCAACAAGCGCTGGACGCCTCCTCGAGGCATCCACTTCAAGGTGGAGGAAGGGGACTTAGGTTTCACCTTGCGAGGGAACGCCCCAGTCCAGGTGCACTTCCTGGATCCTCACTGTTCTGCTTCG CTGGCAGGAGCCAAGGAAGGAGATTATATTGTTTCCATACAAGGCCTGGATTGCAAGTGGCTGACCATCAGTGAAGTTATGAAGTTGTTGAAGAGCTTTGGGGGGGAGGAAGTTGAGATGAAGATCGTGAGCCTGCTGGACTCCACATCGTCCATG CATAAGTGTGCCACTTACTCTGTGGGGATGCAGAAGACGCGCTCCATGGTCTGCCTGTCCATGGATGATGATAAGACTGACAAAGCCAAGAAGATCTCAAAGAAGCTCTCCTTTCTGAGTTGGGGTACCAGCAAGAACAGGCAGAAGTCGGTCAGCACACTCTACCTCCCGGAAGTTGGCCTGGCAAGGCCTCAAGCCAAGAAGAAACTCCCCACGCCCTTCAGCCTGCTCAACACCGACAGCTCGCTGTACTGA
- the Faap24 gene encoding Fanconi anemia core complex-associated protein 24: MERNSPGGTGPVHVPLGHIVANEKWRGSQLAQELQGKVKLMFEEGLPSADFYLSSRSCILYVTEADLVAGHGYRKRLVRVRNSGHLQGIVIVEKTQISDQYFSAVQKFTVLDLGMVLLPVANQLEASCLIIQLVQEQTREPSRNPFLRKKRCMLSELSLVQTVQQIPGVGKVKAPLLLQKFPTIQQLSNASVQELQEVVGHAVAQQIHTFFTQPR; the protein is encoded by the exons ATGGAAAGGAACTCTCCGGGTGGTACAGGTCCCGTGCACGTGCCACTGGGGCATATTGTGGCTAATGAGAAGTGGCGCGGGTCCCAACTGGCTCAGGAGCTGCAAG GAAAAGTTAAACTCATGTTTGAGGAGGGTCTGCCATCGGCAGATTTTTACCTGTCCAGCAGATCTTGCATTCTCTATGTCACTGAGGCGGATTTGGTGGCCGGACATGGCTACAGAAAGAGACTTGTTCGTGTTAGAAAT TCTGGACATCTTCAAGGGATCGTAATAGTTGAAAAAACACAGATAAGTGACCAGTACTTCTCAGCAGTCCAGAAGTTTACTGTGCTCGACCTTGGGATGGTGTTGCTCCCAGTGGCCAACCAGTTGGAAGCCTCCTGTCTCATTATCCAGCTG GTTCAGGAGCAAACCAGGGAGCCCAGCAGGAACCCTTTCCTCAGGAAGAAGCGGTGTATGCTCTCCGAGCTGTCCCTTGTTCAGACGGTGCAGCAGATCCCAGGGGTGGGAAAAGTTAAGGCTCCTCTTCTGCTCCAGAAGTTTCCAACCATCCAGCAGCTGAGTAACGCTTCCGTCCAAGAGCTCCAGGAGGTTGTCGGACATGCGGTAGCACAGCAAATCCACACCTTCTTCACCCAGCCGCGGTGA